The genomic DNA GACATAATTAATAGAATTATTGAGTAAAATAACGACCCGTTCGCCTTTTTTTACCCCTTGTTTTTCTAAAATAAAGGCTAACTTTAAAACCAAATTATAAAGTTGATTATAGGTAATTCTATTATTCTCATAGACTATTGCTATATTTTCTGGATATTTAGTTGCACTATCTTCAAGAAAAAAATATGCATTTATGATCAAGGTCTGCCCTCAATTCCCAATTTGAAATACCCGGGATTTACCTTTTTTAACTCTCTTTTTGTATATAATTTTTTATAGGTAATGATGTTTGTCTTTTGTAAAATTGAAGAGATTATTTCTTCACATTCCTGTTTTGTCCTGGCGTGAATCATTGCAAAGAGATTATATTCCCACTCAGGAGAGGTTGTTCGCTCATAGCAATGCGTTACTTGAGGATATTGACTTAGAATTGTCGCCACTTTTAAGATATTTTCAGGCTCTACTTTTAAAACAACCATAACATTTTCTTTAATTCCTATTTTATAATGGTCAAGCACCGCCCGAACTCTTTTTATAATCCCTGATTTTCTATACGATTCTATCTTCTCCAATAGTTTTTTTTCGCTAATTCCTATCTTCCTGGCAATAGATTGATAAGGTTTATTGACCAGTGGAAGACTAACTTGTAATTCTTTAAGTATTAGCCAATCAATTTCATTAAGGGAAACAGGTTTTTTCTTTTTTGGTGGTTGAAATTCATCTTCTTCAAATTGTAGCGGGGTCGCTGTATCTATTTGGAAAATAGCCCTTATTTTAAATTTATTTATCCGCTCAAGGTTCAAGAGCTGGTTAATTTTTGTTTCTGATTTTATGCGGGTGATAATTTTTTCAATCTCTTTATTTGAGCGTGCAATTAAAGTGAACCAGAGATTGTATTCATCATCTCGTTCGTAATTATGGGTAATTTCTGGGTATTTGTCGATTATTTTAGCCACTTTCTCTATTTTTTCTTCTGGAACTTTCATTGCCACCAGTGTTCCCACATAACCTAATTTACCTGTATCAAATAATGGGCTAATTCTACGGATAACACCCTGTTTTTTTAATGCCTTAATTCGATTTAATATTTCATCTCTGGGAATGTGTAGATTAAAAGATAAGGTTTTAAATGGCTCCGGGCAGATAGGGAAATTATGTTGGATAGAGTTTAATATCTTTATCTCTAACGAGGTTAAAGAATTGGTCATTTTATCATTCCTTTTTCTCTACCGCAGGTGTTTTCCAACTAACAATATCTTCTCCTTCTTTTTCGCCGCCCTCTTTTCCATCAGCACCATAAGATATAAGGTCATAGCCATCAGGATTTTGTTCACCTGGGGATATGTAGACATACGGATTTCCCCAGGGGTCTAATGGAATCTCCTTTTTAAGATAAGGTCCATCCCAATTTTTAGGTAAAGGCGAGATAATTGGTTCTTCTCGCAATGCTTTTAATCCTTGTTCTGTGGTTGGATACTGGCCATTATCCAGACGGTAGCTATCTAATCCAACACCAAATATCTCTATCTGAGCTTGTGCCCCAATGCGTTTTGCTTTAGCTACCTTCTTGAATACCGTTGGAAATACAAAAGCGGCAATGATAGAAATTATCAAAATAACGACCATTAATTCCATTAAGGTAAATCCTTTTTCTTGCTTCATTCTCAATCGCTCCTTTTGTTGGTAACTGGTAATTGGCGATTGGTTACCAATTACTTGCTTTTAATTTCGTGAAATTCTATAATAAGTTTAAAGACCTTAACACGGTGGCCATTTTGGGTTCTTTAAGGGCATACTTCCTTAATGCCTCTAAAATAATATTCTCCCTCTCTTCTAATCTTTCCTCTAATTGTTTTGTTTTTGATATTACCGGGGCGATAGCTGTTCTTCTGTCCCATAAAATAAAGCCCGTTAAGGCTATCATCCCGCAGAGTAATGTGAGAATTCCCCCTAACAAGGTATGGGTCAATCCCAATAAATCATCTATGCGTTTATTTAGGTTTGAGTCTAAATCATCTATGCGTTTATTTAGACTTGACTCTAA from bacterium includes the following:
- the gspG gene encoding type II secretion system major pseudopilin GspG, whose translation is MKQEKGFTLMELMVVILIISIIAAFVFPTVFKKVAKAKRIGAQAQIEIFGVGLDSYRLDNGQYPTTEQGLKALREEPIISPLPKNWDGPYLKKEIPLDPWGNPYVYISPGEQNPDGYDLISYGADGKEGGEKEGEDIVSWKTPAVEKKE